One segment of Lycium ferocissimum isolate CSIRO_LF1 unplaced genomic scaffold, AGI_CSIRO_Lferr_CH_V1 ctg7668, whole genome shotgun sequence DNA contains the following:
- the LOC132045701 gene encoding uncharacterized protein LOC132045701 isoform X2, with product MALSGIATVTRHYAFCYSHSSSSLSHITRTRKLLTTKFIRMSSTNPPPETQLSNVTVPYGSWKSPITADIVSGSSKRLGGFAVDSFGHLFWLESRPTESGRAVIVKEPGKPGEDSIDVTPKDFAVRTLAQEYGGGDFCIAGDTLIFSNYKDQRLYKQSISSTDSAPLPLTPDYGGRSVCYADGVFDSRFNRYVTVREDQRESGINAITTIVSIDLSNSSGQEPRLLVGGNDFYASPRIDAKGERMAWIEWGHPNMPWDRSELWVGYISDNGDVQKRICVAGGDPNLVESPTEPQWSSQGELYFVTDRKSGFWNIYKWVESSNEVLPVYSLDAEFTRPLWVFGMKSYDFLENHDQNTLIACSYRENGKSYLGVLDVTQGKVSVLDIPFTDINNITSGVNSLYVEGASAVHPSSIAKVTLDDQRTEVIDFKIMWSSSSLSEMYNSYYSRPELIKFPTDVPGQSAYAYFYPPTNPGCQASHGEKPPLLLRSHGGPTAEARGSLDLRVQYWTSRGWAYVDVNYGGSTGYGREYRERLLGSWGIVDVNDCCNCAKFLVDSGRVDVERLCITGSSAGGYTTLAALAFKDVFKAGASLYGIGDLQLLRAESHKFESHYTDNLVGDEKAYFERSPINFVNRFSCPIILFQGLEDKVVSPDQARKIYQALKEKGLPVALIEYEGEQHGFRRAENIKFTLEQQMVFFARLVGHFEVADEVTPIKIDNFD from the exons ATGGCACTTTCAGGCATAGCCACTGTCACTCGTCACTATGCTTTCTGCTActctcattcttcttcttcactgaGTCACATTACTCGTACCAGAAAGCTACTCACCACCAAATTTATCAGAATGTCTTCCACAAATCCACCACCGGAAACCCAACTGTCGAATGTCACGGTACCCTATGGTTCTTGGAAGTCACCTATTACAGCTGATATCGTATCTGGCTCAAGTAAACGCCTCGGTGGCTTTGCTGTGGATTCATTTGGTCATCTTTTCTGGCTAGAATCCCGCCCTACTGAGTCCGG ACGAGCGGTTATTGTGAAGGAACCAGGGAAACCAGGGGAAGACTCTATAGATGTAACTCCTAAAGATTTTGCTGTGAGGACATTGGCTCAGGAGTATGGTGGAGGTGATTTTTGTATAGCAGGAGACACTTTGATCTTCTCTAATTACAAGGATCAGAGACTTTATAAACAGTCCATTTCGTCCACAG ATTCTGCTCCGTTGCCACTCACTCCAGATTATGGTGGAAGAAGTGTATGCTATGCTGATGGAGTGTTTGACTCTCGCTTTAACCGTTATGTGACAGTGAGAGAAG ATCAACGTGAAAGTGGTATAAATGCGATTACTACTATTGTATCTATCGATCTGAGCAATAGCAGCGGTCAAG AGCCAAGGCTATTAGTTGGGGGCAATGACTTTTATGCTTCTCCTCGGATTGACGCCAAAGGGGAACGTATGGCATGGATTGAGTGGGGTCACCCAAATATGCCATGGGACAGATCTGAGCTTTGGGTTGGTTATATATCAGACAATGG GGATGTGCAAAAACGCATTTGTGTTGCTGGTGGTGATCCTAATCTTGTGGAGTCTCCCACTGAACCCCAATGGTCTTCTCAAG GAGAACTGTACTTTGTAACTGACAGGAAAAGTGGGTTTTGGAATATCTACAAATGG GTAGAGTCTTCTAACGAGGTGCTACCAGTTTACTCCCTCGATGCTGAGTTTACAAGACCCTTATGGGTATTTGGGATGAAGTCTTATGACTTTCTTGAGAATCACGACCAAAATACTTTAATTGCCTGCAGTTACAG GGAGAATGGAAAGTCATATCTTGGAGTTTTGGATGTTACCCAAGGCAAAGTATCAGTGCTTGATATTCCTTTCACAGATATAAACAACATT ACTTCTGGGGTTAATAGCTTGTATGTTGAAGGAGCATCTGCTGTTCATCCATCGTCGATAGCTAAG GTTACTTTGGATGATCAGCGAACAGAAGTAATAGATTTCAAGATTATGTGGTCGTCATCATCTCTTAGTGAGATGTATAACTCGTATTACAGTCGGCCAGAGTTGATAAAGTTCCCAACAGATGTCCCGGGTCAAAGTGCATATGCATACTTTTATCCTCCAACAAATCCCGGCTGTCAagctagtcatggagaaaaacCTCCATTGCTCTTGCGAAGTCATG GAGGTCCTACAGCAGAAGCACGGGGAAGTTTAGATCTTAGGGTTCAATATTGGACCAGTCGTGGTTGGGCCTACGTGGATGTGAATTATGGTGGAAGCACTG GTTATGGCAGAGAATATAGAGAAAGACTATTGGGAAGTTGGGGAATTGTGGATGTTAACGACTGCTGCAATTGTGCCAAGTTTTTG GTTGACAGTGGAAGGGTTGACGTTGAAAGACTTTGTATTACAGGGAGTTCAGCTGGTGGTTATACAACATTAGCTGCACTAGCATTTAAAGATGTTTTCAAGGCTGGTGCTTCCTTGTATGGT ATTGGTGATCTGCAATTGCTGAGAGCAGAAAGTCACAAGTTTGAATCTCACTATACTGACAATCTAGTTG GGGACGAAAAGGCATATTTTGAGAGGTCACCTATCAATTTTGTAAACCGCTTTTCCTGCcccattattttatttcaaggaTTGGAGGACAAG GTCGTTTCCCCTGATCAAGCACGCAAAATCTACCAAgcattgaaggaaaaagggttGCCTGTTGCACTCATTGAATATGAAGGAGAGCAGCATGGTTTCCGTAGG gctgaaaatattaaattcaCCCTTGAACAACAGATGGTGTTCTTTGCACGTTTAGTGGGACATTTTGAAGTAGCCGATGAAGTTACTCCCATCAAAATTGATAATTTTGACTGA
- the LOC132045701 gene encoding uncharacterized protein LOC132045701 isoform X3, translating into MALSGIATVTRHYAFCYSHSSSSLSHITRTRKLLTTKFIRMSSTNPPPETQLSNVTVPYGSWKSPITADIVSGSSKRLGGFAVDSFGHLFWLESRPTESGRAVIVKEPGKPGEDSIDVTPKDFAVRTLAQEYGGGDFCIAGDTLIFSNYKDQRLYKQSISSTDSAPLPLTPDYGGRSVCYADGVFDSRFNRYVTVREDQRESGINAITTIVSIDLSNSSGQEPRLLVGGNDFYASPRIDAKGERMAWIEWGHPNMPWDRSELWVGYISDNGDVQKRICVAGGDPNLVESPTEPQWSSQGELYFVTDRKSGFWNIYKWVESSNEVLPVYSLDAEFTRPLWVFGMKSYDFLENHDQNTLIACSYRENGKSYLGVLDVTQGKVSVLDIPFTDINNITSGVNSLYVEGASAVHPSSIAKVTLDDQRTEVIDFKIMWSSSSLSEMYNSYYSRPELIKFPTDVPGQSAYAYFYPPTNPGCQASHGEKPPLLLRSHGGPTAEARGSLDLRVQYWTSRGWAYVDVNYGGSTGYGREYRERLLGSWGIVDVNDCCNCAKFLVDSGRVDVERLCITGSSAGGYTTLAALAFKDVFKAGASLYGVVSPDQARKIYQALKEKGLPVALIEYEGEQHGFRRAENIKFTLEQQMVFFARLVGHFEVADEVTPIKIDNFD; encoded by the exons ATGGCACTTTCAGGCATAGCCACTGTCACTCGTCACTATGCTTTCTGCTActctcattcttcttcttcactgaGTCACATTACTCGTACCAGAAAGCTACTCACCACCAAATTTATCAGAATGTCTTCCACAAATCCACCACCGGAAACCCAACTGTCGAATGTCACGGTACCCTATGGTTCTTGGAAGTCACCTATTACAGCTGATATCGTATCTGGCTCAAGTAAACGCCTCGGTGGCTTTGCTGTGGATTCATTTGGTCATCTTTTCTGGCTAGAATCCCGCCCTACTGAGTCCGG ACGAGCGGTTATTGTGAAGGAACCAGGGAAACCAGGGGAAGACTCTATAGATGTAACTCCTAAAGATTTTGCTGTGAGGACATTGGCTCAGGAGTATGGTGGAGGTGATTTTTGTATAGCAGGAGACACTTTGATCTTCTCTAATTACAAGGATCAGAGACTTTATAAACAGTCCATTTCGTCCACAG ATTCTGCTCCGTTGCCACTCACTCCAGATTATGGTGGAAGAAGTGTATGCTATGCTGATGGAGTGTTTGACTCTCGCTTTAACCGTTATGTGACAGTGAGAGAAG ATCAACGTGAAAGTGGTATAAATGCGATTACTACTATTGTATCTATCGATCTGAGCAATAGCAGCGGTCAAG AGCCAAGGCTATTAGTTGGGGGCAATGACTTTTATGCTTCTCCTCGGATTGACGCCAAAGGGGAACGTATGGCATGGATTGAGTGGGGTCACCCAAATATGCCATGGGACAGATCTGAGCTTTGGGTTGGTTATATATCAGACAATGG GGATGTGCAAAAACGCATTTGTGTTGCTGGTGGTGATCCTAATCTTGTGGAGTCTCCCACTGAACCCCAATGGTCTTCTCAAG GAGAACTGTACTTTGTAACTGACAGGAAAAGTGGGTTTTGGAATATCTACAAATGG GTAGAGTCTTCTAACGAGGTGCTACCAGTTTACTCCCTCGATGCTGAGTTTACAAGACCCTTATGGGTATTTGGGATGAAGTCTTATGACTTTCTTGAGAATCACGACCAAAATACTTTAATTGCCTGCAGTTACAG GGAGAATGGAAAGTCATATCTTGGAGTTTTGGATGTTACCCAAGGCAAAGTATCAGTGCTTGATATTCCTTTCACAGATATAAACAACATT ACTTCTGGGGTTAATAGCTTGTATGTTGAAGGAGCATCTGCTGTTCATCCATCGTCGATAGCTAAG GTTACTTTGGATGATCAGCGAACAGAAGTAATAGATTTCAAGATTATGTGGTCGTCATCATCTCTTAGTGAGATGTATAACTCGTATTACAGTCGGCCAGAGTTGATAAAGTTCCCAACAGATGTCCCGGGTCAAAGTGCATATGCATACTTTTATCCTCCAACAAATCCCGGCTGTCAagctagtcatggagaaaaacCTCCATTGCTCTTGCGAAGTCATG GAGGTCCTACAGCAGAAGCACGGGGAAGTTTAGATCTTAGGGTTCAATATTGGACCAGTCGTGGTTGGGCCTACGTGGATGTGAATTATGGTGGAAGCACTG GTTATGGCAGAGAATATAGAGAAAGACTATTGGGAAGTTGGGGAATTGTGGATGTTAACGACTGCTGCAATTGTGCCAAGTTTTTG GTTGACAGTGGAAGGGTTGACGTTGAAAGACTTTGTATTACAGGGAGTTCAGCTGGTGGTTATACAACATTAGCTGCACTAGCATTTAAAGATGTTTTCAAGGCTGGTGCTTCCTTGTATGGT GTCGTTTCCCCTGATCAAGCACGCAAAATCTACCAAgcattgaaggaaaaagggttGCCTGTTGCACTCATTGAATATGAAGGAGAGCAGCATGGTTTCCGTAGG gctgaaaatattaaattcaCCCTTGAACAACAGATGGTGTTCTTTGCACGTTTAGTGGGACATTTTGAAGTAGCCGATGAAGTTACTCCCATCAAAATTGATAATTTTGACTGA
- the LOC132045701 gene encoding uncharacterized protein LOC132045701 isoform X1 produces the protein MALSGIATVTRHYAFCYSHSSSSLSHITRTRKLLTTKFIRMSSTNPPPETQLSNVTVPYGSWKSPITADIVSGSSKRLGGFAVDSFGHLFWLESRPTESGRAVIVKEPGKPGEDSIDVTPKDFAVRTLAQEYGGGDFCIAGDTLIFSNYKDQRLYKQSISSTDSAPLPLTPDYGGRSVCYADGVFDSRFNRYVTVREDQRESGINAITTIVSIDLSNSSGQEPRLLVGGNDFYASPRIDAKGERMAWIEWGHPNMPWDRSELWVGYISDNGDVQKRICVAGGDPNLVESPTEPQWSSQGELYFVTDRKSGFWNIYKWVESSNEVLPVYSLDAEFTRPLWVFGMKSYDFLENHDQNTLIACSYRENGKSYLGVLDVTQGKVSVLDIPFTDINNITSGVNSLYVEGASAVHPSSIAKVTLDDQRTEVIDFKIMWSSSSLSEMYNSYYSRPELIKFPTDVPGQSAYAYFYPPTNPGCQASHGEKPPLLLRSHGGPTAEARGSLDLRVQYWTSRGWAYVDVNYGGSTGYGREYRERLLGSWGIVDVNDCCNCAKFLVDSGRVDVERLCITGSSAGGYTTLAALAFKDVFKAGASLYGFQSSFMPSSFFEQIGDLQLLRAESHKFESHYTDNLVGDEKAYFERSPINFVNRFSCPIILFQGLEDKVVSPDQARKIYQALKEKGLPVALIEYEGEQHGFRRAENIKFTLEQQMVFFARLVGHFEVADEVTPIKIDNFD, from the exons ATGGCACTTTCAGGCATAGCCACTGTCACTCGTCACTATGCTTTCTGCTActctcattcttcttcttcactgaGTCACATTACTCGTACCAGAAAGCTACTCACCACCAAATTTATCAGAATGTCTTCCACAAATCCACCACCGGAAACCCAACTGTCGAATGTCACGGTACCCTATGGTTCTTGGAAGTCACCTATTACAGCTGATATCGTATCTGGCTCAAGTAAACGCCTCGGTGGCTTTGCTGTGGATTCATTTGGTCATCTTTTCTGGCTAGAATCCCGCCCTACTGAGTCCGG ACGAGCGGTTATTGTGAAGGAACCAGGGAAACCAGGGGAAGACTCTATAGATGTAACTCCTAAAGATTTTGCTGTGAGGACATTGGCTCAGGAGTATGGTGGAGGTGATTTTTGTATAGCAGGAGACACTTTGATCTTCTCTAATTACAAGGATCAGAGACTTTATAAACAGTCCATTTCGTCCACAG ATTCTGCTCCGTTGCCACTCACTCCAGATTATGGTGGAAGAAGTGTATGCTATGCTGATGGAGTGTTTGACTCTCGCTTTAACCGTTATGTGACAGTGAGAGAAG ATCAACGTGAAAGTGGTATAAATGCGATTACTACTATTGTATCTATCGATCTGAGCAATAGCAGCGGTCAAG AGCCAAGGCTATTAGTTGGGGGCAATGACTTTTATGCTTCTCCTCGGATTGACGCCAAAGGGGAACGTATGGCATGGATTGAGTGGGGTCACCCAAATATGCCATGGGACAGATCTGAGCTTTGGGTTGGTTATATATCAGACAATGG GGATGTGCAAAAACGCATTTGTGTTGCTGGTGGTGATCCTAATCTTGTGGAGTCTCCCACTGAACCCCAATGGTCTTCTCAAG GAGAACTGTACTTTGTAACTGACAGGAAAAGTGGGTTTTGGAATATCTACAAATGG GTAGAGTCTTCTAACGAGGTGCTACCAGTTTACTCCCTCGATGCTGAGTTTACAAGACCCTTATGGGTATTTGGGATGAAGTCTTATGACTTTCTTGAGAATCACGACCAAAATACTTTAATTGCCTGCAGTTACAG GGAGAATGGAAAGTCATATCTTGGAGTTTTGGATGTTACCCAAGGCAAAGTATCAGTGCTTGATATTCCTTTCACAGATATAAACAACATT ACTTCTGGGGTTAATAGCTTGTATGTTGAAGGAGCATCTGCTGTTCATCCATCGTCGATAGCTAAG GTTACTTTGGATGATCAGCGAACAGAAGTAATAGATTTCAAGATTATGTGGTCGTCATCATCTCTTAGTGAGATGTATAACTCGTATTACAGTCGGCCAGAGTTGATAAAGTTCCCAACAGATGTCCCGGGTCAAAGTGCATATGCATACTTTTATCCTCCAACAAATCCCGGCTGTCAagctagtcatggagaaaaacCTCCATTGCTCTTGCGAAGTCATG GAGGTCCTACAGCAGAAGCACGGGGAAGTTTAGATCTTAGGGTTCAATATTGGACCAGTCGTGGTTGGGCCTACGTGGATGTGAATTATGGTGGAAGCACTG GTTATGGCAGAGAATATAGAGAAAGACTATTGGGAAGTTGGGGAATTGTGGATGTTAACGACTGCTGCAATTGTGCCAAGTTTTTG GTTGACAGTGGAAGGGTTGACGTTGAAAGACTTTGTATTACAGGGAGTTCAGCTGGTGGTTATACAACATTAGCTGCACTAGCATTTAAAGATGTTTTCAAGGCTGGTGCTTCCTTGTATGGT TTTCAAAGCAGCTTTATGCCGTCATCTTTCTTTGAACAGATTGGTGATCTGCAATTGCTGAGAGCAGAAAGTCACAAGTTTGAATCTCACTATACTGACAATCTAGTTG GGGACGAAAAGGCATATTTTGAGAGGTCACCTATCAATTTTGTAAACCGCTTTTCCTGCcccattattttatttcaaggaTTGGAGGACAAG GTCGTTTCCCCTGATCAAGCACGCAAAATCTACCAAgcattgaaggaaaaagggttGCCTGTTGCACTCATTGAATATGAAGGAGAGCAGCATGGTTTCCGTAGG gctgaaaatattaaattcaCCCTTGAACAACAGATGGTGTTCTTTGCACGTTTAGTGGGACATTTTGAAGTAGCCGATGAAGTTACTCCCATCAAAATTGATAATTTTGACTGA